The genomic stretch cattaaaatctgtccttgatcctgctacatctttggagttgaaggatgactACTACGTGACTACTACGAAAATTCCATCCGGGTGCTTGGTCATGTTACTGCTGAATTCCTGCAGcgcattttttgtttaaatttgcatcGGAGATAATAACTTTTGATAAGTTTGGTCAAATAATGACCCAAAGAAAATTTGGCAGTTATCGTACCGCCAGACAACAGAGCAGTTTCTTTCCTCACACTGGTCGTTTTTCTTGTGTAGCATAAAAGGACTACAACTTGCATTTTATTGTGCAACCTTGAGTTGTAGAAGGACCATCATGGAAACCTTGAAACTTCcatcctgtgttttttgtgcttagTTTCAGTGAGTGACGTGGAGGCAATACGAGAAGGCCACCAGTCCGAGGTACTGCTGAGCATCGCTGATGAGTTCCCCGCAGACCGATGCTTCACGCTGGTGTTCCGCGGTCGCAGGAGCAACTTGGACCTGGTGGCTGAGTCAGCCGAGGAAGCGCAGTCCTGGATCAGAGGCATGAAGAAGCTGATGGAGAACCTGGAGAACATGGGGGAGCGAGAGAGACTTGACCAGTATCTTTCACTAAGTCTGTTTAGTCACATGCCATATCATGCTTGCAACATGACAAGTGTGATGCCATTCATGAGTCATTAAGTTCTCTGAATCTTGTGCCAAAATTGACAATCTGACCTAAGGGGGTTATTCAGTTGTCCAAAATAAGTAATTGATTGGAAGACAATATTTATCTAGAGCAAAGTTCTTGCTACACCTTGTCAAGGACCAAAAGTCACTGGTAAATGTTGACTTGTCTGTTGTGCTCAAGGATCAGTTGGGGATTTACCAAAACCATGACTCATAGCAAGGTTTAAGATCAGTGTTTCAGCAACTGCTGAATGTGATACTTTCCTTAAATGGCGTACCAAGATGGATTGGTGACTGGTTCAGAAAGGCAGACAAGAACAACGATGGCAGGATGAACTTCAAGGAAGTGCGAGATTTACTGAAGATGATGAACGTGGACATGAACGAGCACCATGCTCATCGTCTGTTCACGGTGAGTGTCTTATGTTAAATTGAGCTAAAACTTGGCAGAGGCCGCTTTAAGAACTCTTGGGTTGTGATACGTCTTTGCAAAGAGCCAAAGAACgttgctttcttttctctcagatGGCTGATAAGTCCCAGTCGGGTACGCTGGAGGACGATGAGTTTGTGCTCTTCTACAAGATGTTGACCCAACGGGAGGATGTACTAAGAGTTTTCCAGGAGTACTCGGTTGATGGCCAGAAGTTATCCCAGAGTGACTTGGAGGACTTCctcagagaggagcagctggaggGGGGCGACATCCAGCAGCATGCCAAGCAGCTCATTGAGCACTATGAGCCCTCAGACACGGGTACATGGACTATTGTCTTGGTGTTTGACTGATTCTAATGGGATTATTGTGAAGTCCTTCCTCGTCTTGGTTCTTGATAATGTACCATTAATGTAAGAAGGTTCTGACACCatcctgctgtttttccagccaAGCTGCTGAATGCCATGACATTTGACGGCTTCTTGATGTACCTCGGCTCAGCTGAGGGCTCCATCTTTAACCCACGGTGGCGGGGCGTCTTCCAAGACATGACCCAGCCACTGTGCCATtacttcatctcctcctcccacAACACCTACCTTATGGAGGACCAGCTCCGAGGACAGAGCAGTGTCGAGGGGTACATCAGGTAAGGCTGCTGGATTAACTTTCCATTCTTTGTCAGGTTTGATGATGTAGCtctgctgaaaatgtttttatgatgttcAAACTACCAAGGGAAGTGCTAACTAACAGCAAAATGTGAGACAGCGGGAGTTATTTGGACACCCTTATGATATTAATAGTTCTGAAAGACTGCTTGCAGGACTGAAGGCCAAAGTACACCATCTCCAAATGGCACATATCAGAACAGCCTCCTCTATTATTTTCTGCTTATAACCCTACACCAGCGGAAAGCTTGATGTATATAGTACCCGTGGAGGCGCCGCCCACGACACTTAACACCACTGTCCTATTTCCATCCTTGCCAcccctaaaaaaatgtatgttttcccAACTCGCTCCCTGATCATACATCCTTGGTTCTATAGCagtgttgcacattttaattcaaCTCTTTGAATGAATTCGCCTAAAGCTGATGTTATAAAttgaaattaattgattttagtCAGAAATTTTGCCGTTGATGCTGATGGCAAAGACATTATCTGAGTCCTGACCCTAATGACATGCCTGAACAGGCAGTTCAGCCCATTCTTTTTCTGAACTTGTGAAATACCTCCGCTTTGTCAGTACTTTTGGCATAAGGGtgcaacaccaaaagccaccatcCACGTCCATCTTGAACGCAGCTGAACTGggccggacagaactggtggcattgttattgtACACCAGTTACTGGACGGATGGCACCAGGcgcatccacatgatacacGTAAGGATGACACCATGTTGAAATAATGGTGACGACCCAACAGGAGCACTTATGGGCACTTATGGGGCGGGTTAGAAAgatggtggatgggtcctaCAGACGACtgactttcatttttcttttctacaccttaccttGTGCCTCTTATGCCTAAACcgaaccatctgtgactttgttgcctagtCCTAACCATCATGATGGTCCGTGTTGGTTGCCATGACACCATAAGCAGATGCGGAAGGTCACAGACaaagtggcaccatgtgacaagttgagCAGTTTGTGGTCTTGGTAGCATAGGTAATTTCCGAGGATCCCAAAAAGTGGGGGGCTTGCCGAAGGGGAAACATTGATTTGTGCTCAGCTCGCACCCCATCTCCTCAAAGTCATTACAGGTCACAAATCTGAACATGCAGACATGATACACATAAGCATGACTTTTCAGAGATTGCTTTATATTTGGTGTCTTTATGAACAATCATAAATCTGATAGGAAGTCCTAGAAAAAAGAGACTTATATGATGACATGAGAGCTAACATTTGCACACATCCAGGACTTACACTGCAACTATCGCTTAATTATTCCCAAATCCAGTCCGGCACTATACGTAGATTTCACAATTTCCATCAGCACAAATCCCTTACCTAATGTGTCCCCTACTATGCTCCATTTAACCTCTAAGGGGTGATGAACTTTGCTGTGACATTACCCTTCATTAATCTTccagtgtttatttgtgttacgAAATTCAATAATAGAACAAAGTGGGATTGTTGACGTCAAATACTTTTGAAGTGATTAATTCGGTTTCATCAAATTTATTGGGTATGATAATGACACAAATGACCTCAACTTATGGCAAGGGTAAGTTCAAATCCTCCTTGGAccctgagggaaaaaaaaatgaataaaagattgAACTTGTTTTGTTGCTCAGGGCTCTGAGTCGTGGCTGTCGGTGTGTGGAAGTGGACTGCTGGGATGGTGCCAACGGAGAACCCATCGTCTATCACGGACACACTTTCACCTCTAAGATACTCTTCAAAGACGTGGTCAATGCAGTGGGCAACTATGCCTTCAAGGTAGCGTCATCTGTGTAGAATTGATTCAGTCTTTATATGTTCAAACCAGACCTTGATGGAGGAAAATATCCGAATGTGCTTTTCAAGTAGAACGAACACGCTAACATGTTCTGTAATCCTTTCATGCTGGCATAGCgattgtttttgctttcattgTCTTGTAAAGCTGTATCAACAAGTCACTCAGTGTCTCATTATACATTCATGAGAGGGTGTACAACTGTGCAAATGAAATGCAAGACATCATCTGAAAGGCTGATGAAGTCAGCCAGCCGGGCATCTGCCACACGGAGCGCCAGCCTCATGCCAAAGTGAACGGCCTCCAGGTTCACATGCATGTCAGACACTGTTGTTTATGAGCGTCGATTGCACGTTTGAATATTTTGGCCACGTGACCCCTTGTGCATCCATCTGCTGGTCTTTTAACCAGACAGGCACAACTCGCAGGTATATGTCAGCTGGCGTATTAGCTTTCCCCTATGATAATGCTTTCCAGTGTCAAATTACAaattcccccccccccccgcccctccgcctcctcctctgccccATCCAGGTATCAGAATATCCAGTCATCCTGTCCATCGAGAACCACTGCAGTGTTGAGCAACAGAGAGTCATGGCCCAACACCTGAACCACATCCTGGGTGACAAGCTGCTGAAAAGCACTTTAGACGGCAAGGCCCCCATCGGGCTGCCGTCTCCTGAGGTGAGTGTTACCGTCAGATGTTCTAACTCTACCCCACTAACTGGCTGTATGGTGAAAACACAGGTTTATTCAAGCGCTGTACTTGCAGTTTAGGACTTAATGTCTTCCTTACTTCAAAAAATacttacaaaacagttttgttgcACTTTTCCATGCCCCTAGGTAATTTGCCATGCTTGAGCATattttcatagtggccaaaTAGTGCAATTACAACTCCTGTGTCAGTAACCTGATGCTGTTGTgcccaaatgttttttctccattGACTTATATTGTGAAAAAGAAGTCTCTTTTGAGTTTCTCAACCCCTGCAAAATTACTCGTTTCTCTATTAGGATTTAATCCAATCAGTCCAATAACATCTGGAAGGTCTAGAAGAGCAGTAAGGTTAAAATAATTTATGCTAATAAATAGGAATAGGAAATAGAGCtcttttggcttcatgtgccactgaccAATTTTCAACTTTATAGATAATAAAGCCCGCTGCTCCATGTTAGTGCATGGGACATAGGACatactaaaaactcaaagtgtaTACCAAATAAATTCTTCCCCAAAAATGGTTTCTgctcactgaaggtagttctcatcaccctgatatTTATtccagtgttttggttttaatgagttattcaattctacaaaacagtgatttaaagtGACTGATCAAAATCATGTGAAGGCTAAGAGGTGTCAGGTTTTAGATCAACTTAAACAGAGAGTACCCTTCTTCATGGGTTTAAACCATCATGAGACTGGTTAGTTTGACCCTGCTGATGATGTGTTGTTGCAATAGTAATCCTTCTCAGTACCAAAGGAACCACAGGTTTAGAAATTTGGCGTATGTGCTTGGCTTAGGAGCCAGATCTGCAAAGCTACCATCTATGGGATTAGAACTGAACGCCTCTAGGTCAGAATTCCACCTCTTACGCCACAGATCTCCAGTTGGATCCAGATACCTGGCCTTGATTGGTAAGCAGAGCCATTAGTGACAGGGCTAGGGTCCTCTACTATCTTGTACCATATGTTTGTGGAGAACCCCGCGCTAAATCACTTGCAGGCCACCTGATACCGGTTTAGGGGTTCGTACATTGCAGAGACGCTCCATCACTGTGATCTACTGAAAGTCAGCACTTGATCtgagtttttgcaaattttttggggggtgagcggctgtggctcaggttGTCCATTGATCAGAGGATTAATTGTGAGCCAACAGAACCTGCCAGAGTTCACAGTGACCCAACGGGGACCTTTACTTTCACCCCAAAACCTGTCAGAGTCTGCTGGGTCATATGATACGAGTCTAGATGCAACACTGGTACCCTGAATTATTCAACATCACAATAAATTGGATCTCTTCCAATGTTGGAAAatataacccccccccccttcttcACACatgaattatttgaaaattcaacCAGATGTGAAGGATTATCCTAGATTTTATGTGCTCTTCTTGTTAGGATCTTAAGGGGAAGATTCTGCTGAAGGCAAAGAAGATCGGTGGCCTAGAAGAGAGTTTAAATGGGATAGTGGAGGACTCTCAGAGTGGAGAGGTTAGTGATGAAGAAGAGGTGGCTGAAATCGACGAAGATAACCTCCACCGCGAGAGTCTCCGGCGCAGGGTAAAGGTATGTCAGCTTGTTGAATGCACAGTGTTGCACCTTTGTCGACCTCCGAGCCAGAAAGCCTATTAAACACGGTCTGATGAGCCAGCCTGATATAGAACTAGGATCCTCTTGTTGACTGCTTTTTCGGCTGATGATGGCAGCTTTTAATGTATGAATGGAACACTTAATAGATTAATGCTGCCTCCACACTGCAAGATAATTGGGCAGATTTTGAGAGTCTGATTTGCCCCTCCCAACAATTGCAGGGGTGTTCCAATTTGAGGCTGGTGTTAACAGATTATCAGCCGATATGATGCTGTAGgttagatatatatttttcatgtgaCTGGATCCGTGTTCCCAGTTACATAtctaaaatatcaaacatgtttgatatttatggcTTGAAATCATGTTGTGCGAAAGGAACAGCAATGAAATATTGAGTAGAAACCAGCATCCCTAGCCAGTACTGTGTAAATTACATATGTTTGGGCTGCAAAATGTATAAACCATGAACCCCCCCAAGCACTCCCTGGACCTCCAAAAGCAGACCACTGCTGTGAGAGTTGAGTTCAATTGTGACAGTTGGTGAGAGTCCTCCCACCTTGCGTATAACAAGGCTAACTGTTAGGATGTCAAGGCTAATGTTACCTAATGATTATAGACATTGAACTGACAATTGCCCAGGAGGAGAGACcgctgtaaccgcttgtcctcgtaagggtcgtgggggggtggggggggggggggcaaacccagctgtcattgggcgcaATTGACAATCACCAATCAACCAGTcttttggactgtgggaggaagccggagacctcggagagaacccacgcagacaaggggagaacatgcaaacccacggaccgaaccccgGTCCAACCGggttttgaaccagggaccagggagcctcttgctgtgaggcaacagtgctaaccatgaCGCCACCATGCTGCCCCCAGCCCCCAATCCCAACTATCTGTATAtattgctgattttgttttaatttgtgtcaTACTGGActaaattaaaagacaacaatATTGTTCTCTTTGCTGTGTGCGTTGTAGTCAGTCGCTCAGAGATAACCAGAAATCTGGTCGCCCTTTATCCAGCGGAAAAGGATTGCATAAACTCCTGTCATCCCTCATGAAATATAGAGCGGATTGAAGGGCAGGGAGCAGACACTGGGTGTTGGATAAGGTGATCTGTTTACACTGTGACagcagagaaagacacagaggcAGTCAGGGacaaggaggaaagagagactGAGCCTTCAGCACCGTCTACCACTCATGACACTGGTGTCTTCTACCTCAGCCATCCACATCTGAGaagtcacctaaaaaaaacctgaaaacaaaccAACGCTTACATAACTTAAGGCATATCTTTCACCACTGTGCATGTCCAGTGTAGAAGTATGTAAGACAGATAGGAAAAAAAGGATGGACAGGAATCTCATAGTCGCTGTCTTACCATTCTGTCAAACCTGATGAAGCCATGCAAGGCTTGGCGGGACATAGCTCAGTTCAGCAAGGTGAAGGTTGTTCAGTCTCCTCCAAAATGGATATTTGATACTCAGAATAGCACTAATTGCAGTCAGTAATCACCTTGGTTGTAAATACTGAGTTGTAATGTCTTGAAGTCTGGCTAGAATGTGGTATCAAGTATCAACTATTGCAAATACCTAATCGGGCAATTAAACAGTGGCTGCAAAAAGACTTACAATAATGAAATTACAGATTGTGGAATCAACTGAGGAAGTAGTTTGACTGCAAGACTTAAATCAAAAGAATAActttaaaatactgtatatactcTGATATTCCAAATGTCAACCCTATCAGGGGCGGCAGGGTAGCGTCGTGGTTGGTACCGTTGCCTCACAGCAAAAGGGTCCCTGGTGCGAAACCCGGTTGGAACCGGGTTGTAGGGTGTACCCAATGTGCCAGATGACAgttgggattggctccagctcccccacgacccttacgaggacaagcggttacagaaaatgactgactgactgacaaccCTATCAGCATTTGGTTGGCTGAACTTGATCaaattattagttattagttattatACCAGAAACTTTTCTGTCAATTTGCATCATTTCAAACGAGAATTGCTACCCCACAGTTGTATGCCTACACACCAGTCAAGTGTTCTTACAGTTTACAATCATGTCAGGGAAAACATGGACACTTCAAACTCATCTTACCCCCCGCAGCGCAAGAGATCTATACAATCATCACAGTGAGGTTGCTGATATAAGGCTCTGGCAACAAAATTAAACCAGGCTTAACTTGTGCAACACAACATCATCTGGCAGTGTGTTGCGTTGGCCACTCATTCAGGGTTTAATTGGAAATACCATTTAGAAACAGTTTTGAGAGAGTTAGAGGACAAGTTCTGCTCAGGGCCCCAAAAGCTCTGATGAAATTTAAAACTAAAGGGACAGGTGTCACTCAGGTAGAACAGGTCTTCCTGTAATCAGAAGATTGGCGGATTGATACGCGGCTCCTCCAATCTGCACATTCAAATATcgttgggcaagatactgaaccccaaattgcttgTGATGGCTGTTCCGTTGGTGTGTGAAtgcgtgtgaatggttactgagtagcagttGGCACCTTGTATAGTAGCCTTggtcaccagtgtgtgaatgtgtgtgtgtcagtgggtgaatgtgacttttagttttaaagtgctttgagtggtcgtTACTACTTCATACATCCCCGATTGGCATGCATCCTGTATATGTAATATGGATTTGTACTGATGGTACAGGCTTTAGGGTGTTAATGTTTCGTGTTGAATGTGCATCTCAGGAAACTAAGTGCACAAGCGGAATCATTGGGCACTTAGGGTCATGTTTATTGATAAGCATTTGAGAAGCTCGAAATGCCACACTGGGACTCCTGTCAACACGGTCATCAGAGGTGAGGCAAGCGTCGAGTTTGGCAGAGATGTGAGCTCGGCGGTGCCCCTGCTGATGGTGTAGGTGTCTGGAGAGAGAGCTGTCTTGCTGTCATGTAGACGGGTGAAGGTGTGGGGTTGGGGGGTGACGGTCTGAAGCCTGGGTAGACCAGCTAGATCAGCTTTCATGTGGAGGCAGGCAGGCGTGCACGCTTAGGTGCTCTGCAGGTCATTGTCATTGTGCCATTTGGGCCCGCCACACCTCTGATCTCTACAGTCATGGAAGCTACCCTGGCAGCACACCTGCTTGTGCTTGGCATTGCAGTCCAGTATCACTTACATAATTCAAGAGAGGGTTGTCTCAAGGTTTCGATGCGCCCCTGTGCTTCCATCCATGACAGGATTCCTTCGCATCATAAGGGTTTACCCTGTCGCAGGGTAGTGACTGGCTCTGACACAAAGCCAGTTCGTGGATCGATCTCAGTGAGCCTCATGTGACTTCAGTGACCCGAAGAAAATGTCTCTTCGGGCCATTGGGTTTGGGTTCTTCCTACAAGTCAGCAGAACAGCTGAGGCCTCTTTGGGTTGCATCTTGAAGGATCTGTCTGAACCTTGTCATTCCACACCTCTCCACTTGTGGCCCCCATGGAGTTCCCAGCCAATTACCTGATGCTTCTCATCCCTGCACACCAAGTCAATTCTTCTTCTtaattgcaacaactttacattttgtataCTTCTGTGGTTACTCTAGTAAATCTCCATAGAATTTCAGACATTACTGCCTTTATTTGAACTATGTATCCTACCCCTACCTGCCCATTACCTGCTTCCATTATCCTAACTATTATCTGTTAGCAGCATTGTGACTCTTTCGGTGTCTGCCCTTTTTGAGTGGTATTGATTATATTTTGCCAatcgaaggtcaaggtcactgtggccttgtctgtctcattcttgtgaatgcaatatctttaGAACTGTtcgagggatttttttttttaacaaattggcacaaacgttcacttggacccATTGTTTAATGAATAAGATTTTGCTcatcaaagatcaaggtcagtCTGActttgcattcatctcattctcttGAATGCGATATTTCCAGAACTACTgaagggagtttcttcaaatttgcacaaatgtccacttttacTCAAAGaggaactgattagattttgatggtcagtggccaaggtcattgtgacctttcCTCATCAGTATTCTCATTATGTTGTgttctcaagaacaccttaaagggaatttattcaaatttgacacaaacgtctaCTTTGAGTCATTGATGAACTCATTGGAATTTGGCGGTCAAAGGCCAAAGTCATTGTGACCCTGCCCGTCACATTCTTGTTAACCCAATATCTAAGGAACACCTGAAGGAAATTgctccaaatttggcacaaacgtcacttcggactcaacaatgaacttatcagaatttagtggtcaaaggtcactgtcaccttACATCTGTCTCATTTGCACGAATGCAATAACTCAAGAGGGCCTTGAAAGAGTtccctcaaatttggcagaaacatCCACACAGATTTAAGAATAAGCTAATTTgaatttgttggtcaaaggtcactgtgaactcacaaaacatgtttctgaaactatatagatcttctgtgcttcCGGGAGGCCGATGTATGTTAAGTatctatgttttcacagacacggATGTAAACTAAAGGTGCAACTTTGGTGGTTCATGGAAGCCTACAACCATAAGGCGGTAATTCCAAATTAACTGCATCGTCGGAACAGCAGAGGCCcctgtgaaaatatttgtttatgtgATGTAGTTCAACTTTTCTCCATAGAAGTCAAAGCAGCTGTCCAAGGAGCTGTCAGACTGTGTGGTTTACTG from Plectropomus leopardus isolate mb chromosome 24, YSFRI_Pleo_2.0, whole genome shotgun sequence encodes the following:
- the LOC121962896 gene encoding 1-phosphatidylinositol 4,5-bisphosphate phosphodiesterase delta-4-like isoform X2, yielding MASPGSGLRIQGDDNLQSMLVGTVMRKIKSRTWKKQRYFKLQDDCMTIWYKSKKAGNTHSTISVSDVEAIREGHQSEVLLSIADEFPADRCFTLVFRGRRSNLDLVAESAEEAQSWIRGMKKLMENLENMGERERLDQWIGDWFRKADKNNDGRMNFKEVRDLLKMMNVDMNEHHAHRLFTMADKSQSGTLEDDEFVLFYKMLTQREDVLRVFQEYSVDGQKLSQSDLEDFLREEQLEGGDIQQHAKQLIEHYEPSDTAKLLNAMTFDGFLMYLGSAEGSIFNPRWRGVFQDMTQPLCHYFISSSHNTYLMEDQLRGQSSVEGYIRALSRGCRCVEVDCWDGANGEPIVYHGHTFTSKILFKDVVNAVGNYAFKVSEYPVILSIENHCSVEQQRVMAQHLNHILGDKLLKSTLDGKAPIGLPSPEDLKGKILLKAKKIGGLEESLNGIVEDSQSGEVSDEEEVAEIDEDNLHRESLRRRVKKSKQLSKELSDCVVYCKSVHFSNFKHSRIHSKFYEVASFTESKARKHLREAGAEFVHHNSRQLTRVYPTGFRTDSSNFNPQEMWNAGCQIVALNFQTAGEGMDLNDGLFSQNGRCGYVLKPGFMREAEKRFDPETPQKWDGYQPVVLTILVISGQQLPKVNIKEDSIVDPLVRVEIHGVPRDQAKQETRYIENNGYRHIHLLSRDGTNIPPSSLFVHIRITKLE
- the LOC121962896 gene encoding 1-phosphatidylinositol 4,5-bisphosphate phosphodiesterase delta-4-like isoform X1, translated to MASPGSGLRIQGDDNLQSMLVGTVMRKIKSRTWKKQRYFKLQDDCMTIWYKSKKAGNTHSTISVSDVEAIREGHQSEVLLSIADEFPADRCFTLVFRGRRSNLDLVAESAEEAQSWIRGMKKLMENLENMGERERLDQWIGDWFRKADKNNDGRMNFKEVRDLLKMMNVDMNEHHAHRLFTMADKSQSGTLEDDEFVLFYKMLTQREDVLRVFQEYSVDGQKLSQSDLEDFLREEQLEGGDIQQHAKQLIEHYEPSDTAKLLNAMTFDGFLMYLGSAEGSIFNPRWRGVFQDMTQPLCHYFISSSHNTYLMEDQLRGQSSVEGYIRALSRGCRCVEVDCWDGANGEPIVYHGHTFTSKILFKDVVNAVGNYAFKVSEYPVILSIENHCSVEQQRVMAQHLNHILGDKLLKSTLDGKAPIGLPSPEDLKGKILLKAKKIGGLEESLNGIVEDSQSGEVSDEEEVAEIDEDNLHRESLRRRVKKSKQLSKELSDCVVYCKSVHFSNFKHSRIHSKFYEVASFTESKARKHLREAGAEFVHHNSRQLTRVYPTGFRTDSSNFNPQEMWNAGCQIVALNFQTAGEGMDLNDGLFSQNGRCGYVLKPGFMREAEKRFDPETPQKWDGYQPVVLTILVISGQQLPKVNIKEDSIVDPLVRVEIHGVPRDQAKQETRYIENNGFNPVWYDTLRFTIHTPELAMVRFVVEDYDKTSKNDFVGQYTLPLSCMQQGYRHIHLLSRDGTNIPPSSLFVHIRITKLE